One genomic region from uncultured Subdoligranulum sp. encodes:
- a CDS encoding DUF975 family protein, producing MLKTNAREALRGRYWRSFWGCFLIAMLGGGGAVNVSFLYSPENTAYYLENLPSYLLAWLAIVSVIGAICGVLWNIFLTGPLQVGSNRYFMESRQTPSPISTFFSVFHTPYLNVVKVSFLTSLKIFAGMILFLIPGIYWAYCYALVPYLLAENPYMSTSRAMELSREMMYGEKFHFFLLELSFLGWALLCVLTLGIGIYFLSPYLSATYAEFYAAMRAKALAQGLSTTQELGGFVRHKETF from the coding sequence ATGCTGAAAACCAATGCCCGGGAAGCACTGCGCGGGCGATACTGGCGTTCCTTCTGGGGCTGCTTTCTGATCGCTATGCTGGGCGGCGGAGGTGCCGTCAACGTCAGTTTCCTGTATTCCCCTGAAAACACGGCTTATTATCTGGAAAACCTGCCAAGCTATCTGTTGGCGTGGCTGGCCATCGTCTCGGTCATCGGCGCGATCTGCGGTGTGCTTTGGAATATCTTCCTGACGGGGCCGCTGCAGGTGGGCAGTAACCGCTATTTTATGGAGAGCCGGCAAACCCCCTCTCCCATCAGTACCTTTTTCAGCGTGTTCCATACGCCCTATCTGAACGTGGTGAAGGTTTCCTTCCTCACCTCGCTGAAAATTTTTGCGGGGATGATCCTGTTTCTGATCCCCGGTATCTACTGGGCCTACTGCTACGCCCTGGTTCCCTACCTGCTGGCCGAGAATCCCTATATGAGTACCTCCCGGGCCATGGAACTGAGCCGGGAGATGATGTACGGCGAAAAGTTCCATTTCTTCCTGCTGGAGCTTTCTTTCCTGGGTTGGGCTCTGCTGTGCGTCCTGACGCTGGGAATCGGCATCTACTTTCTGTCCCCCTACCTGAGCGCCACCTACGCGGAATTTTACGCCGCCATGCGCGCCAAGGCCCTGGCTCAGGGTCTTTCCACCACCCAGGAACTGGGCGGTTTCGTACGGCACAAAGAAACCTTCTGA
- the spoIVB gene encoding SpoIVB peptidase has protein sequence MPKHRIRRALLTVVLLLAILSGCLVAALRAALPDTFYTTDQGGTFHIASMPWVTVREVPAQTAQVGRTNADTSRNVTLALFGTIPIKTVRTVDTESRSVQVCGTPFGIKMFSDGALVVAFSDQYTALGTENPAKEAGLKLGDLIVSAAGRSIRSNEELTQAITAADGKPISLVYRRDGQQYTTTLTPVADAATGAYRAGIWVRDSSAGIGTMTFLDPLNGTFGGLGHAISDTDTGADITLLSGEIVPVMITGCVSGTAGSPGELRGEFSAAAAGTVLANDATGVYGAYTGAAAGQSCPVAQPQQIALGDAEIWTTISGSTPKRYQVRIERVNMTSGDPNRNLLVKVTDPELLAATGGIVQGMSGSPLVQNGRLIGAVTHVLVNDPTRGYGIFATTMLEKADAVVP, from the coding sequence ATGCCCAAACATCGCATACGGCGTGCCCTGCTGACGGTGGTGCTGCTCCTGGCAATCCTGTCGGGATGCCTAGTGGCGGCGCTGCGGGCGGCGCTGCCCGATACCTTTTACACAACCGACCAGGGCGGTACCTTTCATATCGCTTCCATGCCCTGGGTCACGGTGCGGGAAGTTCCGGCTCAGACGGCACAGGTGGGCCGCACCAACGCCGACACCAGCCGCAATGTGACGCTGGCGCTGTTCGGCACCATACCCATCAAGACGGTGCGCACCGTGGACACAGAAAGCCGCAGCGTGCAGGTATGCGGCACACCCTTTGGCATCAAGATGTTTTCCGACGGGGCGCTGGTGGTGGCGTTTTCCGATCAGTATACGGCCCTGGGCACGGAAAACCCGGCCAAGGAAGCGGGGCTGAAGCTGGGAGATCTGATCGTATCGGCGGCGGGACGCTCCATCCGCAGCAATGAGGAACTGACCCAGGCCATCACCGCCGCGGATGGTAAGCCGATTTCCCTGGTATACCGGCGGGACGGGCAGCAGTATACCACCACGCTGACCCCTGTTGCGGACGCCGCCACGGGGGCGTACCGGGCGGGCATCTGGGTGCGGGACTCCAGTGCAGGCATCGGTACGATGACCTTTCTGGACCCGCTGAACGGTACTTTCGGGGGACTGGGCCATGCCATCAGCGATACCGATACCGGTGCGGATATCACGCTGCTGTCCGGCGAGATTGTGCCCGTCATGATCACAGGGTGCGTAAGCGGAACGGCGGGCAGCCCCGGCGAGCTGCGCGGAGAATTTTCCGCGGCGGCGGCAGGAACCGTCCTGGCCAACGATGCCACCGGCGTATACGGTGCTTATACGGGGGCTGCGGCGGGGCAGAGCTGCCCGGTGGCCCAGCCGCAGCAGATCGCCCTGGGGGATGCGGAAATCTGGACGACCATCTCCGGCAGCACACCCAAGCGCTACCAGGTGCGCATTGAGCGGGTGAATATGACCAGCGGAGACCCCAACCGGAACCTGTTGGTCAAAGTCACCGACCCGGAACTGCTGGCGGCTACCGGAGGGATTGTGCAGGGGATGAGTGGCTCACCCCTGGTACAGAATGGCCGGCTGATCGGTGCAGTCACCCATGTGCTGGTGAATGATCCCACCCGAGGATACGGAATCTTTGCCACCACCATGCTGGAAAAGGCGGACGCCGTTGTACCATGA
- the spo0A gene encoding sporulation transcription factor Spo0A: protein MEKIKFVMTDTGAQVSALCRQALEAKGVAVTVCEKNGDKALETLLNVHPQAALLDAFMPDLDAITVKQRYEAQNTSGTRTTFFVTGAFQSEEMEQELLDNGFSFFFVKPFDESVLVTRVLKAAGGTSRPAVSSQDSDELTVTEILHQIGVPAHIKGYQFLRDAILLTTEDHGYINAVTKRLYPEIAKRNGTTASRVERAIRHAIEVAWDRGDVDTLNSYFGYTIHNLRGKPTNSEFIAMIADKIRLDKKRRA, encoded by the coding sequence ATGGAAAAGATCAAATTCGTGATGACTGATACCGGCGCACAGGTGTCCGCTTTGTGCCGCCAGGCATTGGAAGCCAAGGGGGTGGCGGTGACAGTATGCGAGAAAAACGGCGACAAGGCGCTGGAGACCCTGCTGAACGTACATCCGCAGGCCGCCTTGCTGGACGCCTTCATGCCGGATCTGGATGCCATCACGGTGAAGCAGCGCTATGAGGCGCAGAATACCAGCGGTACCCGGACCACGTTTTTTGTGACCGGCGCCTTCCAGAGTGAGGAGATGGAACAGGAACTGCTGGATAACGGCTTTTCCTTTTTCTTTGTGAAACCCTTTGACGAGAGTGTGCTGGTGACTCGGGTGCTCAAAGCGGCGGGCGGGACAAGCCGTCCCGCGGTCAGCTCCCAGGATTCCGATGAACTGACCGTCACCGAGATCCTGCATCAGATCGGTGTGCCCGCCCATATCAAGGGATACCAGTTCCTCCGGGATGCCATTCTTCTGACGACGGAGGATCATGGGTACATCAATGCCGTGACCAAGCGGCTGTATCCCGAGATCGCCAAGCGCAACGGCACAACGGCAAGCCGGGTGGAGCGTGCCATCCGCCATGCCATTGAGGTGGCCTGGGACCGGGGCGACGTGGATACCCTGAACAGCTATTTCGGATACACCATTCACAATCTGCGCGGCAAGCCCACCAACAGCGAATTCATTGCGATGATCGCGGACAAGATTCGTCTGGACAAAAAGCGCCGTGCATAA
- the ispF gene encoding 2-C-methyl-D-erythritol 2,4-cyclodiphosphate synthase produces the protein MAEQRLPEVTAILVAAGASRRMGFDKLSYRLPDGQTVLEKSCAALASHPAVTQLVLVAGANRAACEEIAAACTKPCVVVQGGATRADSVRNGLAAAKGTLVAIHDAARPFVSQAVITEALQAAARTGAAAPAVPVKDTIKVVRSDATVDHTPDRATLYAVQTPQCFDRALYERALASLREDTASQVTDDCSLLELAGIPVTLTAGDYENFKITTKEDLQKEKTMRIGHGYDVHQLVEGRKLILGGVEIPYEKGLLGHSDADVLLHAIMDAVLGAAALGDIGKHFPDTDPAYKGADSLALTRAVARLVQEQGYTVGNIDSTILCQAPKLAGHIPAMRAHIAEAFDIPLDAVSVKATTEEHMGFTGEGRGIAAHAVVLLER, from the coding sequence ATGGCCGAACAGCGGCTCCCGGAGGTTACTGCCATCCTTGTGGCAGCGGGCGCGTCCCGGCGTATGGGGTTTGATAAACTCAGCTATCGTCTGCCGGATGGACAGACGGTGCTGGAAAAAAGCTGCGCGGCGTTGGCGTCCCACCCGGCGGTGACCCAGCTGGTGCTGGTGGCGGGGGCAAACCGCGCCGCCTGCGAAGAGATCGCTGCCGCCTGCACAAAACCCTGTGTGGTGGTGCAGGGCGGGGCCACCCGTGCCGACAGTGTGCGCAACGGTCTGGCAGCCGCGAAGGGCACATTGGTGGCCATCCACGATGCCGCACGTCCCTTCGTAAGTCAGGCGGTCATCACCGAAGCCCTGCAGGCGGCGGCCCGCACCGGTGCAGCGGCCCCGGCGGTGCCGGTGAAGGATACCATCAAGGTGGTCCGTTCCGACGCGACGGTGGACCATACGCCGGACCGGGCAACGCTGTACGCCGTGCAGACACCCCAATGCTTTGACCGTGCGCTGTATGAACGGGCACTGGCAAGTCTGCGGGAGGATACCGCTTCCCAGGTGACGGATGACTGCAGTCTGTTGGAGCTGGCGGGCATCCCGGTAACGCTGACGGCAGGGGATTACGAAAATTTCAAGATCACCACAAAGGAAGATCTGCAGAAGGAGAAGACAATGCGTATCGGACATGGCTATGATGTGCACCAGCTGGTGGAAGGCCGCAAGCTGATCCTGGGCGGTGTGGAGATCCCTTATGAGAAGGGCCTGCTGGGACATTCCGACGCGGATGTGCTGCTGCACGCCATCATGGATGCGGTGCTGGGGGCCGCTGCGCTGGGGGATATCGGCAAGCATTTCCCGGACACCGACCCTGCCTATAAGGGAGCCGATTCGCTGGCTCTGACTCGTGCGGTGGCCAGGCTGGTGCAGGAGCAGGGATACACGGTGGGCAACATTGATTCCACGATTCTCTGTCAGGCACCCAAGCTGGCCGGACATATTCCGGCTATGCGTGCCCATATCGCGGAGGCTTTCGACATTCCGCTGGACGCGGTGAGCGTAAAGGCCACCACCGAAGAACACATGGGATTTACCGGAGAGGGGCGCGGCATTGCCGCGCACGCCGTCGTGCTGCTGGAGCGCTGA
- the cdaA gene encoding diadenylate cyclase CdaA yields MLQNQWISTIASTLRAFDPISDTLDILIISFAFYQLIQFARKSRAGQLVKGILLIVIFYGLAYMLNLRTVTWVLNNVLTIGFTAAVVIFQPELRRTLERMGQTTVWAGRLFGNRRADPSLRGVWQSAVVAICDAAEQLSDTRTGALMVLERNNNLEEIIRTGTPMHADVIPEMLGTIFYEGTPLHDGAVVVRDGVIVAAGCVLPLSNNLEMGKDMGTRHRAGLGMSENSDAIVVIVSEETGIISMAKNGVLIRRLDRQNLFNLLQEEVVPPEETAEARVPTLKNLLRKGGAKSHAKAD; encoded by the coding sequence ATGCTGCAAAACCAGTGGATTTCTACCATCGCAAGTACCTTGCGTGCTTTTGATCCGATATCCGACACGCTGGATATCCTGATCATTTCCTTTGCTTTTTACCAGCTGATCCAGTTTGCCCGCAAATCCCGCGCCGGTCAGCTGGTCAAGGGCATTCTGCTCATCGTCATTTTCTACGGTCTGGCGTACATGCTCAATCTGCGGACCGTGACCTGGGTGCTGAACAACGTGCTGACCATAGGCTTTACGGCGGCCGTTGTCATTTTTCAGCCGGAACTGCGCCGCACGCTGGAGCGCATGGGCCAGACGACGGTCTGGGCGGGACGGCTTTTTGGCAACCGCCGCGCGGACCCTTCGCTGCGGGGGGTCTGGCAGAGTGCCGTGGTGGCCATCTGTGATGCGGCGGAGCAGCTCTCCGATACCCGCACCGGCGCCCTGATGGTTCTGGAGCGCAACAACAATCTGGAGGAGATCATCCGCACCGGCACGCCCATGCATGCCGATGTTATCCCGGAGATGCTGGGCACCATCTTTTACGAGGGCACACCGCTGCACGATGGTGCCGTGGTGGTCCGGGACGGTGTGATCGTAGCGGCCGGTTGCGTTCTGCCCCTGTCCAACAACCTGGAGATGGGCAAGGACATGGGAACCCGCCACCGTGCGGGCCTGGGCATGAGCGAAAACTCCGATGCCATCGTTGTCATTGTCAGTGAGGAAACGGGCATCATCTCGATGGCCAAAAACGGCGTGCTGATCCGCCGCCTGGACCGGCAGAATCTCTTCAACCTGCTGCAGGAGGAGGTCGTTCCGCCGGAGGAAACCGCCGAGGCCCGGGTCCCCACGTTGAAGAATCTTCTGCGCAAAGGAGGCGCAAAGAGCCATGCAAAAGCCGACTAA
- a CDS encoding CdaR family protein: MQKPTNTAPQAGAGRTSPWNHPAFSLLLALFCGIFAWMVVTISIDPQSSYTVQDVPINYANSASTYTSQGLDIVEKPDLETVDVRVSGNSTIIGNIQNSDIMVYPSYAGVSGPGKVTLRLQARLVNTTDFPGDIECTVENPKTIDVVFDEVSEKTLPVTVDASGVSVADGYMLNKSAAVPAEVTLRGPTSELDQISSVVATVSSESALSDTTTVPATLELRDENGLTFTPQYTTMESETANVTLTVYQVRELPLVVDFIGMPTNFDTSSLKYSLSQNTLRVAGPARTVSALEELTVTDFDLAQEFEPGRDYQRLVELPSGIVSLDGVTSVTLSFDTEDMDSKTLNISNIKPINVPSNYELEVLSVLVSGVKLYGPADEIAALSADSVVAQIDCQSVNLTVGQQSIPVTIQIPSSTRIFATGSYTVQCEVVAK, encoded by the coding sequence ATGCAAAAGCCGACTAACACGGCGCCGCAAGCGGGCGCGGGGCGCACTTCCCCGTGGAATCACCCGGCGTTTTCGCTGTTGCTGGCGCTGTTCTGCGGCATCTTCGCCTGGATGGTGGTCACCATCAGCATTGATCCGCAGAGCAGCTATACCGTGCAGGATGTCCCCATCAACTACGCCAACTCGGCTTCCACCTATACGTCCCAGGGGCTGGATATCGTGGAAAAACCCGATCTGGAAACGGTGGATGTGCGGGTGAGCGGCAACAGCACGATCATCGGCAATATTCAAAATTCCGATATCATGGTGTATCCCAGCTACGCCGGCGTGAGCGGCCCGGGCAAGGTTACGCTGCGCCTGCAGGCGCGGCTGGTGAATACCACGGATTTCCCGGGTGATATCGAGTGCACGGTGGAAAATCCCAAGACCATCGATGTGGTTTTTGATGAAGTCAGCGAAAAGACCCTGCCGGTGACGGTGGATGCCTCCGGCGTTTCCGTCGCGGACGGGTATATGCTCAACAAGTCGGCGGCTGTCCCGGCGGAAGTCACGCTGCGCGGTCCCACCAGCGAACTGGATCAGATCTCCTCGGTGGTGGCGACGGTCAGCAGCGAATCGGCGCTGTCCGATACCACCACAGTGCCGGCGACGCTGGAACTGCGGGATGAGAACGGCCTGACCTTCACACCGCAGTACACTACGATGGAAAGTGAAACGGCCAACGTGACCCTGACGGTCTACCAGGTGCGGGAACTGCCGCTGGTGGTGGATTTCATCGGCATGCCCACCAACTTCGACACCAGCAGCCTGAAGTATTCGCTGAGCCAGAACACGCTGCGCGTGGCCGGCCCGGCCCGCACCGTGAGCGCCCTGGAAGAACTGACGGTCACCGACTTCGACCTGGCCCAGGAATTTGAGCCGGGCCGGGATTACCAGCGGCTGGTGGAACTGCCTTCCGGCATCGTCTCGCTGGACGGCGTCACCAGTGTGACGCTGAGCTTTGACACGGAGGATATGGACTCCAAGACGCTGAACATCTCCAACATCAAGCCCATCAACGTGCCCAGCAACTATGAGCTGGAGGTTTTGTCCGTTCTTGTCTCGGGCGTGAAGCTGTACGGCCCGGCGGATGAAATTGCCGCGCTCTCGGCGGACAGTGTGGTGGCGCAGATCGACTGCCAGAGCGTGAATCTGACGGTGGGGCAGCAGAGCATTCCCGTGACCATCCAGATCCCGTCCTCCACCCGCATCTTCGCCACGGGCAGCTATACCGTCCAGTGCGAGGTCGTCGCCAAATAA
- a CDS encoding FAD-dependent protein, protein MLLVRNIRLPLSCPDPDAEATAQALHILRLTPARAAQTGVAKLSVDARHGKPVLVYTIAVTLNDEGEESALAGASPCVCFTRPPQFSFPVGKTPLSHRPVVVGLGPAGLFAALLLARSGYRPVVLERGPDLTRRIQAVEQFEKTGQLEPNANIQFGEGGAGTFSDGKLTTRVGDPLCAFVTQAFLAHGAPADIAWRQKPHVGTDLLRGIIRSIRGEIESLGGEVHFDTALTSLESRSGVLTGIETSAGAFACDSLILAVGHSARDTFAMLHRAALPLECKPFSVGFRAEHLQSEIERSLYHGAAGHPSLPRGEYQLSQHVGGGRCVYTFCMCPGGTVCAAASEEGGVVTNGMSLHARDGRNANAAVVVSVDGKDFDQDPARAVAFQRRLEQAAFRAGGGAYRAPAETVGSFLQGRGRLELDRVQPTYPRGVTPADLGALLPEELSGALREGLAAFGRKLAAYRSPDAVLTGLETRTSSPVRLLRDADSLQCTALEGLYPCGEGAGYAGGIMTAAVDGVRCAAALMQSHAPAAH, encoded by the coding sequence ATGCTTCTGGTCCGCAATATCCGCCTGCCGCTGTCCTGCCCCGACCCCGATGCCGAGGCGACGGCGCAGGCCCTGCACATCCTGCGTCTGACGCCCGCTCGTGCGGCGCAGACGGGGGTGGCCAAACTTTCGGTGGATGCCCGGCACGGCAAACCCGTGCTGGTGTATACCATCGCAGTCACACTCAACGACGAGGGTGAGGAATCGGCTTTGGCCGGGGCCTCGCCCTGTGTCTGTTTCACACGGCCGCCGCAATTTTCCTTTCCGGTGGGCAAAACGCCGCTGTCCCATCGCCCGGTGGTGGTGGGGCTCGGTCCGGCCGGCCTTTTTGCGGCGCTGCTGCTGGCACGCTCCGGCTACCGTCCGGTGGTCCTGGAACGGGGGCCGGACCTGACACGCCGCATTCAGGCGGTGGAACAGTTTGAAAAGACCGGCCAACTGGAGCCCAACGCCAACATCCAGTTCGGCGAAGGCGGCGCCGGAACGTTCTCGGACGGCAAACTGACCACCCGGGTGGGGGATCCGCTGTGCGCCTTTGTGACCCAGGCGTTCCTCGCCCACGGGGCTCCGGCGGACATCGCCTGGCGGCAGAAACCCCATGTGGGGACCGATCTTCTGCGCGGCATCATCCGCAGCATTCGCGGTGAGATTGAATCGCTCGGCGGGGAAGTGCATTTTGACACCGCTCTCACCAGCCTGGAGAGCCGGAGTGGTGTGCTCACCGGAATTGAGACTTCGGCGGGAGCCTTTGCCTGTGACAGTCTGATTCTGGCGGTGGGCCACAGTGCGCGGGATACCTTCGCCATGCTGCACCGGGCGGCACTGCCGCTGGAATGCAAGCCCTTCTCGGTGGGGTTCCGCGCCGAACATCTGCAATCCGAAATCGAGCGCAGCCTTTATCACGGGGCGGCGGGGCATCCGTCCCTGCCCCGGGGAGAATACCAGCTCAGCCAGCATGTGGGCGGCGGGCGCTGTGTTTACACTTTCTGCATGTGCCCGGGCGGTACCGTCTGTGCGGCAGCCAGCGAGGAAGGTGGCGTGGTCACCAACGGCATGAGCCTGCACGCCCGCGACGGCCGCAACGCCAACGCGGCGGTGGTGGTCAGCGTGGACGGCAAGGACTTCGACCAGGACCCCGCCCGGGCGGTTGCCTTTCAGCGCCGTCTGGAGCAGGCGGCCTTCCGGGCCGGCGGCGGTGCCTACCGTGCACCGGCCGAAACGGTGGGCAGCTTCCTCCAGGGGCGGGGCCGGCTGGAACTGGACCGCGTGCAGCCTACCTATCCCCGCGGGGTCACACCGGCGGACTTGGGGGCGCTGCTGCCCGAGGAATTGTCCGGGGCGCTGCGGGAAGGTCTTGCCGCCTTTGGCCGCAAACTGGCGGCTTACCGATCGCCTGACGCGGTGCTGACGGGCCTGGAAACCCGGACCAGCAGCCCGGTGCGGTTGCTGCGCGATGCGGACAGCCTGCAGTGCACGGCGCTGGAGGGACTGTATCCCTGCGGCGAGGGGGCTGGCTACGCGGGCGGCATCATGACTGCAGCGGTGGACGGCGTGCGGTGTGCGGCGGCGCTGATGCAAAGCCACGCACCGGCTGCGCACTGA
- the recJ gene encoding single-stranded-DNA-specific exonuclease RecJ — translation MKYPAWQIKTAEPGAEEKLAAAGCGVLLRRVLAARGVCNEGEARQLLEPEADLSDPFLLRDMDKAVERIERAIEGEELIVIYGDYDVDGISATAILYECLSSQGAHVRCKLPTRGSGYGLTRPALEALAKKGFKLVITVDNGISAVEEAACARELGLDLVITDHHLPGDVLPEAVAVVDPKRADDESPFKNLCGAGVAFKLCAALEGCDPAELLEMYGEFVALGTVADVMPLTGENRVLVREGLALLQDTMRPGLHALLESGGYAGKPVTTDTVSYGLAPRLNAAGRMDNAAVALKLLLCSDEEQATGIAARLAEINTERQQTEQEVFGAACKVLEADPARLRDRVLVVAGEDWHPGVIGIVAARLTERYSRPTIVISLHEGEGRGSGRAPDGFDLHSALAACSELLIRFGGHAAAAGIEIEEEKLPAFRQNINTWAAHHAARPAPATLQLDAAVGLDELSLENVRDLTRLAPFGRENPTPVLLVQQAVIDGVWAMGAEGRHTRVRLRQGNHTLFASLFGTSPQKFAYPVGAAVDAALEVSIFTGRSGPMVSAHLKGIRPAGLGNTPSEQAAWFEAFCAGTELEPTRAEALLPDRDDTVKLYMRIRNGQVFAEDLQPTFAAQGAENTGKTLASLAALQELGLIEEQNGRWLPVPVSGKQDLASAPVLQKLARQAARA, via the coding sequence ATGAAATATCCTGCCTGGCAGATCAAGACGGCTGAGCCGGGGGCGGAGGAAAAACTGGCCGCTGCCGGCTGCGGCGTACTGCTGCGCCGGGTATTGGCGGCCCGCGGCGTCTGCAATGAGGGGGAGGCCCGTCAGCTGCTGGAACCGGAGGCAGACCTTTCGGACCCGTTCCTGCTGCGGGACATGGACAAGGCGGTGGAGCGCATTGAACGTGCCATAGAAGGGGAGGAGCTCATCGTCATCTACGGCGATTACGACGTGGACGGTATTTCCGCCACAGCCATCCTCTACGAATGTCTTTCCAGTCAGGGGGCCCATGTGCGCTGCAAACTGCCGACCCGCGGCAGCGGTTACGGCCTGACCCGCCCGGCGCTGGAGGCGCTGGCCAAGAAGGGCTTCAAGCTGGTCATCACGGTGGATAACGGTATCTCGGCGGTGGAGGAAGCGGCCTGCGCCCGGGAACTGGGGCTGGACCTTGTGATCACCGACCACCATCTGCCCGGTGATGTACTGCCCGAGGCGGTGGCCGTGGTGGACCCCAAGCGTGCCGATGATGAAAGCCCCTTCAAGAACCTGTGCGGTGCGGGTGTTGCCTTCAAACTCTGTGCCGCCCTGGAAGGGTGTGACCCGGCCGAACTTCTCGAGATGTACGGCGAGTTTGTGGCGTTGGGCACCGTGGCGGATGTGATGCCACTGACCGGGGAAAACCGCGTGCTGGTCCGGGAAGGTCTGGCCCTTCTGCAGGACACCATGCGTCCCGGCCTGCATGCGCTGCTGGAGAGCGGCGGATACGCAGGCAAGCCGGTAACCACCGATACGGTCAGTTACGGTCTGGCGCCGCGGCTCAATGCGGCGGGCCGGATGGACAATGCCGCAGTGGCGCTGAAACTGCTGCTCTGCAGCGACGAGGAGCAGGCCACCGGGATTGCGGCGCGGCTGGCCGAAATCAACACCGAGCGGCAGCAGACCGAGCAGGAGGTTTTTGGAGCTGCCTGCAAGGTGCTGGAGGCGGATCCCGCCAGGCTGCGGGACCGCGTGCTGGTGGTGGCCGGGGAAGACTGGCACCCCGGCGTGATCGGTATTGTGGCGGCGCGCCTGACCGAGCGGTACAGCCGGCCGACGATTGTCATCTCCCTCCACGAGGGGGAGGGACGTGGCAGCGGCCGGGCGCCCGACGGTTTCGATCTGCACAGCGCACTGGCAGCCTGTTCCGAATTGCTGATCCGGTTCGGCGGCCATGCGGCGGCGGCAGGCATCGAGATCGAGGAAGAAAAACTCCCGGCCTTCCGGCAGAATATCAATACTTGGGCGGCCCACCATGCGGCCCGCCCGGCGCCGGCCACCCTGCAGCTGGATGCCGCCGTGGGTCTGGATGAACTTTCCCTGGAAAATGTGCGGGACCTGACCCGGTTGGCGCCCTTCGGACGGGAAAATCCCACCCCGGTGCTGCTGGTACAGCAGGCTGTCATAGACGGTGTATGGGCGATGGGCGCGGAGGGGCGCCATACCCGGGTGCGTCTGCGGCAGGGCAATCACACGCTGTTCGCGTCGCTTTTCGGTACATCGCCCCAGAAATTTGCCTACCCTGTGGGGGCTGCGGTGGATGCGGCGCTGGAAGTTTCCATTTTCACGGGGCGCAGCGGACCGATGGTTTCCGCTCATCTGAAGGGAATCCGGCCGGCCGGACTTGGCAATACACCCAGTGAGCAGGCAGCATGGTTCGAGGCGTTCTGCGCCGGAACCGAACTGGAGCCTACCCGGGCCGAGGCGCTGCTGCCTGACCGCGACGATACGGTAAAGCTATATATGCGTATCCGGAACGGGCAGGTTTTCGCGGAGGATCTGCAGCCCACGTTTGCGGCGCAGGGCGCAGAAAACACCGGTAAGACGCTGGCCAGCCTGGCCGCCTTGCAGGAGCTGGGATTGATTGAGGAGCAGAACGGGCGTTGGCTGCCGGTGCCGGTCAGCGGAAAACAGGACCTGGCTTCGGCGCCGGTGCTGCAAAAGCTGGCCCGACAGGCAGCCAGGGCATAA